One Actinomyces respiraculi DNA window includes the following coding sequences:
- a CDS encoding LicD family protein, translating to MTPDATADQQMLDRIHVLLTRILAEFDRVCRELGIEYAVYGGTAIGAVRHQGFIPWDDDADVLLTRTDYERFLLEAPALLGEEYDLHNTRTVAHFPFMFTKMVLKGTLLVPEFAKGSRYRMPMFLDILPVDAIPDDEAAFRSMSRRSWLWGRLLFLQGTPRPYLVGIDGVARAAIYTATTAAHWAMRLAHVTPRFLQSRWERTVRRYEDPRAERMADFTMRDPHNWVVTRSELFPTRDVPFEDITVMLPREYDVLLTRGYGSYMELPPPDKRRNHKPFLVDFGPYETTLP from the coding sequence ATGACGCCTGACGCCACTGCCGACCAGCAGATGCTCGACCGGATACACGTCCTGCTCACCCGCATCCTGGCCGAGTTCGACCGGGTGTGCCGCGAGCTGGGCATCGAGTACGCCGTCTACGGCGGCACGGCCATCGGCGCGGTGCGCCACCAGGGCTTCATCCCCTGGGACGACGACGCCGACGTCCTTCTGACGCGCACCGACTACGAGCGCTTCCTGCTCGAGGCACCGGCGCTGCTGGGCGAGGAGTACGACCTGCACAACACCCGCACGGTGGCGCACTTCCCCTTCATGTTTACCAAGATGGTTCTCAAGGGCACGCTCCTCGTGCCGGAGTTCGCCAAGGGCTCGCGCTACCGGATGCCGATGTTCCTCGACATCCTGCCCGTCGATGCGATCCCCGACGACGAGGCCGCCTTCCGCTCGATGAGCCGCCGCTCGTGGCTGTGGGGCCGTCTCCTGTTCCTCCAGGGCACCCCCCGCCCCTACCTCGTGGGGATCGACGGGGTCGCCCGCGCGGCGATCTACACGGCGACGACGGCCGCCCACTGGGCGATGCGCCTGGCCCACGTCACGCCGCGCTTCCTCCAATCCCGCTGGGAGCGCACCGTGCGCCGCTACGAGGACCCCCGGGCGGAGCGGATGGCCGACTTCACCATGCGCGACCCCCACAACTGGGTGGTCACCCGCAGCGAGCTCTTCCCCACCCGCGACGTCCCCTTCGAGGACATCACGGTCATGCTGCCGCGCGAGTACGACGTGCTGCTCACGCGCGGCTACGGCAGCTACATGGAGCTGCCGCCGCCGGACAAGCGCCGCAACCACAAGCCCTTCCTCGTGGACTTCGGCCCCTACGAGACCACGCTCCCCTGA
- a CDS encoding phosphotransferase, whose translation MAAPLTEPQFHILNAMRAATGPLTQRDLAQATGLSLGTVNTHVRRIETTGLIADRSLTPAGLEALTPYKVDNAVIMAAGLSSRFAPISYERPKGTLRVRGEVLIERQIEQLHAAGITDVTVVVGYKKEYFFYLIEKYGVDIVVNREYASRNNNGSLWLVRDRLANTYVCSSDDYFTTNPFEPYVYQAYYSAQYIAGPTEEWCIQTGPAGRITGATVGGADTLVMLGHVYFDRAFSTRFNQVLEKVYHRPETIPLLWESIYLDHVKELDMVVRPYPEGVINEFDSLDELRAFDPGFMENLDSEVFTHIALTLGCDPNDVSDFYPLKQGITNLSCHFSVGDDEYVYRHPGAGTEKMVDRHAEFEALTLARDAGVDRTFVDGDVDKGWKISRFVPGSRNLDVTIPDELRKAMRLSRHLHDAGAEMTRSFDFVEEGLRYEALLSDHGPIEVPGYHELREKVLRLKAHADADGFPRVPSHNDFFPPNFLVAQDGHIDLIDWEYAGMSDVAADFGTMVVCTAEMDEALAEQALEYYFKRVPTAVERRHFWAYVVLAGWCWYVWALLKEAEGDDVGEWLLTYYRYAVDDIDTLLAQYENED comes from the coding sequence ATGGCAGCCCCCCTCACCGAGCCCCAGTTCCACATCCTCAACGCGATGCGCGCCGCGACCGGACCGCTGACCCAGCGCGATCTCGCTCAGGCCACCGGCCTGTCCCTGGGTACGGTCAACACCCACGTGCGCAGGATCGAGACCACGGGACTGATCGCCGACCGCTCCCTGACCCCCGCCGGCCTGGAGGCCCTGACCCCCTACAAGGTCGACAACGCGGTCATCATGGCCGCCGGCCTGTCCAGCCGCTTCGCCCCGATCTCCTACGAGCGCCCCAAGGGGACCCTGCGCGTGCGCGGCGAGGTCCTCATCGAACGCCAGATCGAGCAGCTGCACGCCGCGGGTATCACCGACGTCACCGTCGTCGTCGGATACAAGAAGGAGTACTTCTTCTACCTCATCGAGAAGTACGGGGTGGACATCGTCGTCAACCGCGAGTACGCCTCGCGTAACAACAACGGCTCCCTGTGGCTCGTGCGCGACCGGCTCGCCAACACCTACGTGTGCTCCTCGGACGACTACTTCACCACCAACCCCTTTGAGCCCTACGTGTACCAGGCCTACTACTCGGCCCAGTACATCGCCGGCCCCACCGAGGAGTGGTGCATCCAGACCGGCCCCGCAGGCCGCATCACCGGTGCCACCGTCGGCGGCGCCGACACCTTGGTCATGCTCGGCCACGTCTACTTCGACCGCGCCTTCTCCACCCGCTTCAACCAGGTGCTCGAAAAGGTCTATCACCGTCCCGAGACCATCCCGCTGCTGTGGGAGTCGATCTACCTCGACCACGTCAAGGAGCTCGACATGGTGGTGCGCCCCTACCCCGAGGGCGTCATCAACGAGTTCGACTCCCTCGACGAGCTGCGCGCCTTCGACCCCGGCTTCATGGAGAACCTCGACTCGGAGGTCTTCACGCACATCGCCCTGACCCTCGGCTGCGACCCGAACGACGTCAGCGACTTCTACCCGCTCAAGCAGGGCATCACCAACCTGTCCTGCCACTTCAGCGTCGGCGACGACGAGTACGTCTACCGCCACCCGGGCGCAGGCACGGAGAAGATGGTGGACCGCCACGCCGAGTTCGAGGCACTGACCCTGGCCCGTGACGCGGGCGTGGACCGCACGTTCGTCGACGGCGACGTCGACAAGGGGTGGAAGATCTCCCGCTTCGTGCCGGGCTCGCGCAACCTTGACGTCACGATCCCCGACGAGCTGCGCAAGGCGATGCGCCTGAGCCGTCACCTGCACGACGCCGGGGCCGAGATGACCCGGTCCTTCGACTTCGTCGAGGAGGGGCTGCGCTACGAGGCCCTGCTCTCCGACCACGGCCCGATCGAAGTGCCCGGATACCACGAGCTGCGCGAGAAGGTCCTGCGTCTGAAGGCACACGCCGACGCCGACGGCTTCCCCCGGGTCCCCAGCCACAACGACTTCTTCCCCCCGAACTTCCTCGTCGCCCAGGACGGACACATCGACCTCATCGACTGGGAGTACGCCGGCATGTCCGACGTCGCCGCCGACTTCGGCACGATGGTCGTGTGCACCGCCGAAATGGACGAGGCGCTCGCCGAGCAGGCGCTGGAGTACTACTTCAAGCGCGTGCCGACCGCCGTCGAGCGCCGCCACTTCTGGGCTTACGTCGTCCTCGCCGGCTGGTGCTGGTACGTGTGGGCCCTGCTCAAGGAGGCCGAGGGCGACGACGTCGGCGAGTGGCTTCTCACCTACTACCGCTACGCCGTCGACGACATCGACACCCTGCTTGCACAGTACGAGAACGAGGACTGA
- a CDS encoding LicD family protein, with the protein MAFTPYKDPALLRAVQRATTVVLAELHRVCEQLGLSYVVYGGTAIGAVRHQGFIPWDDDADVCMPRADYERLLREAPEHLGEDFVLLDPRTSPDYPTPFAVLGLRGTEFISEAAKDRTFRMPIGVDVFPLDVMPTAMSAYRRQNRRTWLWGRLLFLRGTPRPSVSLPAPVGQLAGAVMHTVHWGLRAARVSPRALQSRWERAARSHEGEDSPLLGDYATRDPRRWSVRYDELFPAVDGPFEDITVKIPRRYDAVLTRGYGDYMTLPPVEERENHQPHHVDFGPHDVRA; encoded by the coding sequence ATGGCCTTCACCCCCTACAAGGACCCCGCTCTTCTACGCGCCGTGCAGCGCGCCACGACCGTCGTGCTGGCGGAGCTGCACCGGGTGTGCGAGCAGCTGGGGCTGTCCTACGTCGTCTACGGCGGCACGGCCATCGGCGCGGTGCGCCACCAGGGCTTCATCCCCTGGGACGACGACGCCGACGTGTGCATGCCGCGCGCGGACTACGAGCGTCTTCTGCGCGAGGCGCCCGAGCACCTGGGCGAGGACTTCGTCCTGCTCGATCCTCGTACGAGCCCGGACTACCCCACGCCCTTCGCCGTGCTGGGACTCAGGGGCACCGAGTTCATCTCCGAGGCCGCCAAGGACCGCACGTTCCGCATGCCCATCGGCGTCGACGTCTTCCCCCTGGACGTCATGCCCACGGCGATGAGCGCCTACCGCCGCCAGAACCGTCGCACGTGGCTGTGGGGGCGCCTGCTCTTCCTGCGGGGGACGCCGCGGCCGTCGGTGTCCCTACCCGCACCCGTGGGTCAGCTGGCAGGCGCCGTCATGCACACCGTCCACTGGGGGCTGCGGGCCGCCCGGGTGAGCCCGCGAGCCCTCCAGAGCCGGTGGGAGCGCGCCGCCCGCAGCCACGAGGGCGAGGACTCCCCCCTGCTGGGTGACTACGCGACCCGCGACCCGCGACGCTGGTCGGTGCGCTACGACGAGCTCTTCCCAGCCGTCGACGGGCCCTTCGAGGACATCACGGTGAAGATTCCCCGCCGTTACGACGCGGTCCTGACCCGCGGGTACGGCGACTACATGACCCTTCCCCCGGTCGAGGAGCGGGAGAACCACCAGCCCCACCACGTGGACTTCGGTCCGCACGACGTCAGGGCCTGA
- a CDS encoding DMT family transporter has protein sequence MRYGIFSGALWGLDTVILGIAVLLAPYLGASEAPLASALLHDLACALVLLIYMGIRGRLGDTLAALRTRSGRAVMGAALLGGPVGMTGYLIAINNIGPGYTAIISTFYPAVGTLLAFVLLGERMRPRQVLALLGALGAIIMIGWGTTGAVEGGSAVVGVLAALACVIGWGSEAVILAWGMREDTVDNETALHIRQTTSATAYLLVVAPLAGVLGFTGRAVLTPATGLVVLAALAGTASYLFYYKAISTIGASRGMALNISYSAWAVLFALVLQGTVPTPLQVVGCLVVLVGTILAATADWSDLVLLRRTPPDGAGAQPTSVGTADAL, from the coding sequence ATGCGCTACGGCATCTTCTCCGGGGCCCTGTGGGGCCTTGACACCGTCATCCTGGGCATCGCCGTCCTCCTGGCGCCCTACCTGGGCGCCTCCGAGGCTCCGCTCGCCTCCGCCCTCCTGCACGACCTCGCATGTGCCCTCGTCCTGCTCATCTACATGGGCATCCGTGGCCGCCTGGGTGACACGCTCGCCGCGCTGCGCACCCGCTCGGGCCGCGCCGTCATGGGAGCCGCACTGCTGGGCGGTCCCGTGGGGATGACCGGCTACCTCATCGCCATCAACAACATCGGCCCGGGCTACACGGCGATCATCTCCACCTTCTACCCGGCCGTCGGCACGCTCCTGGCCTTCGTGCTGCTGGGTGAGCGGATGCGCCCACGCCAGGTCCTCGCCCTGCTCGGGGCTCTGGGGGCCATCATCATGATCGGCTGGGGGACGACCGGCGCCGTTGAGGGCGGCTCCGCGGTGGTCGGCGTGCTCGCGGCCCTGGCCTGCGTCATCGGCTGGGGCTCGGAGGCCGTCATCCTCGCCTGGGGCATGCGCGAGGACACGGTCGACAACGAGACCGCCCTGCACATCCGGCAGACCACCTCCGCCACCGCCTACCTGCTCGTCGTGGCCCCGCTCGCCGGCGTCCTCGGCTTCACCGGGAGGGCGGTGCTGACGCCCGCCACCGGGCTCGTGGTACTGGCCGCCCTGGCGGGCACCGCCTCCTACCTCTTCTACTACAAGGCGATCAGCACGATCGGCGCCTCGCGCGGCATGGCCCTCAACATCTCCTACTCGGCCTGGGCGGTGCTCTTCGCCCTCGTCCTGCAGGGCACGGTCCCCACCCCCCTGCAGGTCGTGGGCTGCCTCGTCGTCCTGGTCGGCACCATCCTGGCGGCGACCGCCGACTGGAGCGACCTCGTACTGCTGCGCCGCACGCCGCCCGACGGGGCGGGGGCGCAGCCAACCTCGGTCGGAACCGCCGACGCGCTGTGA
- a CDS encoding lipopolysaccharide biosynthesis protein: MASSEGSQLRRDYVWNAAASLAASVFVVLTTAVVSHVIDIQAVGIYALAIANGQLFQTLGMYEVRTYHVTDVRRRFSFGTYLAARIVTVVLMIAAIVVHALVTGNSASAAILMILIASVRVFDAFEDVFYSEFQRAGRLDLGGRACFVRTMATMIVFCLMVVLTGHLLVSTVTTLVASLVVMVLAYVPPARSLYSLRPSWDARAVLQLLAECLPLFLASFLNMFIFTAPRWAIDTSMGEAAEVAQGYFTVIFMPASAINLLSLLVFRPLLTPMATRWAAGDDEGFLTAIRRGLVTTFLASLVVAAAAYVAGPPVLDLVYSTDVSGLRLELMVLIAGGALNAGGVILYYALSTMRLQRLVLVGYVVGAVAAGVLCRILVPPLGLLGAATAFTGSMAVLALCFAAGIVVSHATARDRDPRATTSHEH; encoded by the coding sequence GTGGCCTCGAGCGAGGGCTCCCAGCTGCGCCGGGACTACGTGTGGAATGCCGCCGCGTCCCTGGCCGCCTCGGTCTTCGTCGTCCTGACGACGGCGGTCGTCAGCCACGTCATCGACATCCAGGCGGTGGGGATCTACGCCCTGGCCATCGCCAACGGCCAGTTGTTCCAGACCCTGGGCATGTACGAGGTGCGCACGTACCACGTCACCGACGTGCGCCGACGTTTCTCCTTCGGCACCTACCTGGCCGCCCGGATCGTCACCGTCGTGCTCATGATCGCCGCCATCGTCGTGCACGCACTCGTCACCGGTAACAGCGCCTCGGCCGCCATCCTCATGATCCTCATCGCCTCTGTGCGCGTCTTCGACGCCTTCGAGGACGTCTTCTACAGCGAGTTCCAGCGGGCCGGACGCCTCGACCTGGGTGGGCGCGCCTGTTTCGTGCGCACCATGGCGACGATGATCGTCTTCTGCCTCATGGTCGTGCTCACGGGCCACCTGCTCGTCTCCACGGTCACGACCCTGGTCGCGTCACTGGTGGTCATGGTGCTCGCCTACGTCCCACCGGCCCGGTCCCTGTACTCGCTGCGACCGTCGTGGGACGCCCGCGCAGTCCTGCAGCTGCTCGCCGAGTGCCTGCCTCTGTTCCTGGCTTCCTTCCTCAACATGTTCATCTTCACCGCCCCGCGCTGGGCGATCGATACCTCCATGGGCGAGGCCGCCGAGGTGGCGCAGGGATACTTCACCGTCATCTTCATGCCGGCGTCGGCCATCAACCTCCTGTCCCTCCTGGTGTTCCGCCCGCTGCTGACGCCCATGGCGACCCGCTGGGCCGCGGGCGACGACGAGGGTTTCCTCACGGCGATCCGCCGAGGCCTGGTGACTACGTTCCTGGCCTCGTTGGTGGTCGCGGCCGCCGCCTACGTCGCAGGCCCGCCCGTCCTGGATCTCGTGTACTCCACGGACGTGTCGGGGCTGCGGCTCGAGCTCATGGTGCTCATCGCCGGTGGCGCGCTCAACGCGGGCGGGGTCATCCTCTACTACGCGCTGAGCACCATGCGCCTTCAGAGGCTCGTCCTCGTCGGCTACGTCGTCGGCGCGGTCGCGGCTGGGGTGCTGTGCCGGATCCTCGTGCCCCCGCTGGGGCTGCTGGGGGCCGCGACGGCCTTCACCGGGTCCATGGCCGTCCTCGCCCTGTGCTTCGCTGCGGGTATCGTCGTCTCGCACGCTACCGCCCGGGACCGGGACCCGCGGGCGACGACGTCGCACGAGCACTGA